The following coding sequences lie in one Syngnathus scovelli strain Florida chromosome 1, RoL_Ssco_1.2, whole genome shotgun sequence genomic window:
- the arap3 gene encoding arf-GAP with Rho-GAP domain, ANK repeat and PH domain-containing protein 3 isoform X3, which translates to MALAMVVMATLDANTAVETLLAAIHLERYHASFQRAGLLLAADVAHLDHDALVSLGITATGHRKRILRLLSQVQRRLAQGANQRAAPERHHSTTDLPSSSPPPSSHTTYGLEAFRNNSAPDLSAMLKPVPKPRTVFNRRRTAPVHFHPPAPDVVLSPHRRLSQESVCFPLLDGINSPLSESTPVGRSDVSLPPVPPRVVRPVPLTTSPLPSTPTQAHDNQPRPASSSPTSLGCHDDGRTSLSSRWSGSSRLEMISNDIYWGTVGSAPPTPPRHAADKNRREQRNSGGTSSNNSSESVRDDPVDLDDVISPYCETLFQRGGVNTFGSEIDIRRDGESRRREGEFAEHHGCALSPDGDEDQTISPYASYTSLSDRPATPIISGWLDKLSPQGNYVFQKRFVKFDGKNLMYFGNEKDAYPKGVVPLAAIQMARPSKDNKFEIVTSQRIFVFKADSEVLRRRWVSTLQDHVRDQLVFGRRWLGPGPHCQKHGFLELKGTKSKVYVALNTEQIWLHKSQQCFRTGIGITVIEARGATIRDGKNKSFDLITPYRTFSFTADSDREKRDWMEALQEAIAETLSDYEVAEKIWSNRSNRTCADCQAVNPDWASINLCVVICKNCAGQHRGLGTMVSKVQSLKLDTSVWSNQIVQLFIMLGNDRANEFWAAHLSQSDELDCDASPSQRRDFIGQKYREGRFRLDHPAFSSQEQLLKVLCSAVSEHTLLKTVTHIFSEARSIYLTATAHGQQPTRDLLDHYPASDPGVYDEIMKTILHSGYLFKSNCASRGTLSRRSREDFQKFWCSVDQSLFLYQTSRSAEPCVEFNLKDVVCLGVGRPDSSNSNNNNGFVDRFRYTFELYLTSDKVHQFGVETAEVLHTWTSAIGKAATPLSCHCLLTREFERIGRLQYRAMLDPQQWKEAYFVLQKSNLFICPQNDGAAEDIINLKRLQELSVASEGQSHEKKEILVLVEKGRTFHLRGVGRTDFSLWYSDIQRAGGGKGNALREQQLSRNDIPIIVDSCIAFITQYGLSHEGIYRKNGAKSRIKLLMEQFRKDARNVKLRIGDHFIEDVTDVLKRFFREIDDPVFMADLHPLWQEAAKTQLKVSRLDRYKEIIRTLPRVNRMTLAALVSHLYRVQKCADLNQMCTKNLSLLFAPSLFQTDGKGEHEVKIMEDLIDNYLYVFDIDEEHQNQMELEISLITSWKDTQLSQAGDLIIEVYLETKMPDSCITLKVSPSMCAEELTNQVLYMRNVPPGDKDVWMTFEVIEDGELERPLHPKEKVLEQALQWCKMDNPSSAYFVVKRVPKRDGIDILTSYKSDLMKVGVLRCREETPKLLQGNKFQERSFQIKNNKLLLLKDKKSFKAEKEWPLKTMKVYMGVRRKLKAPTRWGFTVMSHKNQLFLCCQSEADLWDWVGSFLKAQNDEPGPPVLRRHSSSDIAKQKFGTMPLVPIRGDDSNHGMLSANQTLRKLHDRRTLSMYFPMKVQQDSAEERSDSPEPLYEEVGDFGLQVLKSLENSFLSSGDDHKQETRDTPEVRPLPAPHGVADAQPASCPQAGCTPSQELLLQEMTSAFARKADQNEGEEQGEEEQEELRVI; encoded by the exons ATGGCGCTGGCGATGGTGGTCATGGCGACGCTAGATGCTAACACGGCGGTGGAAACGCTTCTGGCCGCCATCCATTTGGAGAG GTACCACGCCTCCTTCCAGAGAGCCGGGCTCCTATTGGCCGCCGATGTGGCCCACTTGGATCACGACGCGCTGGTCAGCCTGGGAATCACGGCCACCGGACATCGCAAACGGATCCTGAGACTTCTATCGCAAGTCCAGAGGCGGTTAGCTCAGGGAGCCAATCAGAGAGCGGCGCCTGAGCGACACCATTCCACGACGGACCTGCCGTCGTCTTCTCCGCCCCCATCGTCTCACACGACCTACGGCTTGGAAGCGTTTAGGAACAATTCAGCTCCGGACCTGTCCGCCATGCTGAAGCCGGTGCCCAAACCCAGAACGGTTTTTAACCGGAGGCGCACTGCGCCGGTTCACTTTCACCCTCCTGCGCCTGACGTCGTGCTGTCGCCGCACAGGAGACTCTCCCAAGAGTCCGTCTGCTTTCCGCTTTTAGACGGCATCAACTCACCTTTGTCCGAGTCGACGCCCGTCGGCAGATCGGACGTTTCCCTGCCGCCCGTTCCCCCGAGGGTCGTCCGTCCGGTTCCGCTCACCACATCCCCGTTGCCCTCTACTCCCACCCAAGCGCACGACAACCAACCGCGTCCCGCTTCCTCTTCACCTACGTCTCTTGGTTGCCATGACGATGGCAGGACGTCCTTATCCTCGCGGTGGTCCGGCTCGAGCAGGTTGGAGATGATCTCCAATGACATCTACTGGGGCACCGTGGGGTCCGCCCCTCCGACGCCGCCTCGACATGCAGCTGACAAGAACCGTAGGGAGCAGAGAAACAG TGGCGGCACTTCAAGCAACAACTCGTCAGAATCAGTCAGAG ACGACCCCGTTGACCTCGACGACGTCATCAGTCCCTACTGTGAAACTCTTTTCCAAAGAGGCGGAGTCAACACGTTTGGCAGCGAA ATCGACATCAGACGAGACGGAGAAAGCAGGAGGCGGGAGGGGGAATTCGCCGAGCATCATGG GTGCGCGCTGTCGCCAGACGGCGACGAGGACCAGACCATCTCGCCGTACGCCAGCTACACCTCCCTCAGCGACAGGCCCGCCACGCCCATCATCAGTGGATGGCTGGACAAACTGTCGCCGCAGGG GAACTACGTTTTCCAGAAGCGCTTCGTCAAGTTTGACGGCAAAAATCTCATGTATTTTGGAAACGAGAAG GATGCGTACCCCAAAGGAGTTGTCCCGTTGGCTGCCATCCAGATGGCCCGCCCCTCCAAAGACAACAAATTTGAAATTGTGACAAGTCAgcggatttttgtttttaaggccGATAGCGAAG TGCTGAGGCGCCGTTGGGTGTCCACGCTGCAGGACCACGTCCGAGACCAGCTGGTATTCGGGCGGCGCTGGTTGGGTCCCGGTCCCCACTGCCAGAAACACGGCTTCCTGGAGCTGAAAGGAACCAAGTCGAAAGTTTACGTCGCCCTCAACACAGAGCAGATTTGGCTCCACAAAAGCCAGCAG TGTTTTCGCACCGGGATCGGCATCACGGTGATCGAGGCCCGCGGCGCCACCATCCGAGATGGGAAAAACAAGAGTTTCGACCTCATCACTCCCTACAGAACTTTCAG CTTCACGGCCGACTCGGACCGGGAGAAGCGGGACTGGATGGAGGCGCTGCAGGAGGCCATCGCCGAGACCCTGTCGGATTACGAGGTGGCGGAGAAGATCTGGTCCAACCGCTCCAACCGCACGTGTGCCGATTGCCAGGCCGTCAACCCCGACTGGGCTTCCATCAACTTGTGCGTGGTCATCTGCAAGAATTGTGCCG GTCAGCACAGAGGTTTGGGCACCATGGTTTCCAAAGTCCAGAGTCTGAAACTGGACACCAGCGTGTGGAGCAACCAAATTGTGCAA CTCTTCATCATGCTGGGTAACGATCGCGCCAACGAGTTCTGGGCCGCCCACTTGTCCCAGTCCGACGAGCTGGACTGCGACGCGTCGCCGAGTCAGCGGCGAGATTTCATCGGTCAGAAGTACCGGGAAGGACGCTTCCGACTGGACCATCCCGCTTTCAGCAGCCAGGAACAGCTGCTCAAG GTTTTGTGTTCGGCGGTCTCTGAGCACACACTCCTCAAAACTGTCACTCATATCTTCTCTGAGGCCAGATCCATTTACCTGACAGCCACAGCACACGGACAGCAACCAACGAGAGACCTACTTGATCACTACCCCGCATCGG ATCCAGGCGTCTACGACGAGATCATGAAGACCATCCTTCATTCGGGCTACCTTTTCAAATCCAACTGCGCCAGCAGAGGGACGCTGTCTCGCCGTTCTCGAGAAG ACTTTCAGAAGTTCTGGTGCTCGGTGGATCAGTCACTGTTCCTGTACCAGACGTCGCGATCGGCAGAGCCGTGCGTGGAGTTCAACCTGAAGGACGTCGTGTGTTTGGGAGTGGGCCGACCCGACTCgtccaacagcaacaacaacaacggctTTGTGGACAG GTTCCGGTACACCTTTGAGTTGTATTTGACCTCGGACaaagtccatcagtttggtgtgGAGACGGCCGAGGTTCTGCACACCTGGACCAGCGCCATCGGGAAG GCCGCGACGCCGCTCAGCTGTCACTGCCTGCTGACTCGGGAGTTTGAACGCATCGGACGCTTGCAGTACCGAGCCATGTTGGACCCTCAGCAATGGAAGGAGGCGTACTTTGTCCTGCAGAAGTCCAACCTCTTCATCTGTCCGCAAAACGACGGCGCCGCAGAAGACATCATCAACCTCAAGCGTCTCCAGGAGCTGA GTGTCGCTTCGGAAGGCCAGAGCCACGAGAAGAAAGAAATTCTGGTTTTGGTGGAGAAGGGCAG GACGTTCCACTTGCGGGGCGTGGGCCGCACCGACTTCAGCTTGTGGTATTCGGACATCCAGCGGGCCGGCGGCGGGAAAGGAAACGCTCTGCGAGAGCAGCAGCTGAGCAGGAACGACATCCCCATAATTGTGGACAGCTGCATCGCCTTCATCACGCAGTACG GTCTGAGCCACGAAGGGATCTACCGCAAGAACGGAGCCAAGTCCAGGATCAAACTGCTCATGGAGCAGTTCCGGAAAGATGCTCGCAACGTGAAACTGCGCATCGGAGACCACTTTATCGAGGACGTGACCGACGTCCTCAAGCGCTTCTTCCGGGAGATCGACGACCCCGTCTTCATGGCCGACCTCCACCCGCTGTGGCAGGAAGCCGCCA AGACCCAGTTGAAGGTTTCCAGGTTAGACCGCTACAAGGAGATCATCCGGACCCTTCCGCGGGTCAACCGGATGACGCTGGCTGCCCTCGTGAGCCACCTCTATAG GGTCCAGAAATGTGCCGACCTGAACCAGATGTGCACCAAGAACCTCTCGCTGCTCTTTGCTCCCAGCCTCTTCCAAACGGACGGCAAAGGAGAGCATGAAGTGAAGATCATGGAAGATCTCATTGACAACTACTTGTATGTTTTTGAC ATTGATGAAGAGCACCAGAATCAGATGGAGTTGGAGATCAGTCTCATCACTTCCTGGAAGGACACTCAA TTGTCGCAGGCGGGAGATCTGATCATCGAGGTCTACCTGGAGACGAAGATGCCCGACAGCTGCATCACCCTTAAA GTGTCGCCCAGCATGTGTGCAGAGGAGCTGACCAATCAGGTTCTCTATATGAGGAACGTCCCACCTGGTGACAAAGATGTCTGGATGACATTTGAGGTTATCGAGGATGGAGAGCTGG AGCGTCCGTTGCATCCCAAAGAAAAAGTTCTGGAGCAGGCGCTGCAGTGGTGCAAGATGGACAACCCCAGCTCCGCCTATTTTGTGGTGAAGAGGGTCCCGAAACGGGATGGCATCGACATCCTCACCT CCTACAAGAGCGACCTGATGAAGGTCGGCGTGCTGAGGTGTCGCGAGGAGACCCCCAAACTGCTTCAGGGAAACAAATTCCAGGAGAGAAGCTTCCAGATCAAGAACAACAAACTGCTGTTGCTCAAAGACAAGAAG AGCTTCAAAGCGGAGAAGGAGTGGCCGCTGAAGACCATGAAGGTCTACATGGGGGTCCGCAGGAAACTCAAAGCGCCAACAAG ATGGGGCTTCACCGTGATGTCACACAAAAATCAACT GTTCCTTTGTTGCCAGAGTGAGGCCGACTTGTGGGACTGGGTGGGCAGCTTCCTCAAAGCTCAG AACGACGAGCCGGGCCCTCCCGTCTTGCGCCGCCACTCTTCGTCCGACATCGCCAAGCAGAAGTTCGGCACGATGCCGCTGGTGCCCATTCGAGGGGATGACAGCAACCATGGCATGCTCTCGGCCAATCAGACACTA AGGAAACTTCACGACCGCAGGACGCTCTCCATGTACTTT CCCATGAAGGTCCAGCAGGACAGCGCCGAGGAGCGTTCTGATTCGCCGGAGCCGCTCTACGAGGAGGTGGGCGACTTTGGGCTGCAGGTGCTCAAATCCCTGGAAAACAGCTTCCTGTCCAGCGGCGACGACCACAAGCAGGAGACCCGGGACACGCCGGAGGTCCGGCCGCTTCCAGCCCCTCATGGAGTCGCTGATGCGCAACCGGCGTCTTGCCCGCAGGCCGGCTGCACGCCGTCTCAAGAGCTCCTGCTGCAGGAAATGACGTCAGCGTTCGCGAGGAAGGCCGaccaaaatgaaggggaggagcaaggagaggaggagcaggaggagctCAGAGTCATTTGA
- the arap3 gene encoding arf-GAP with Rho-GAP domain, ANK repeat and PH domain-containing protein 3 isoform X4 — translation MGARCRQTATRTRPSRRTPATPPSATGPPRPSSVDGWTNCRRRGAFGLCRWERNYVFQKRFVKFDGKNLMYFGNEKDAYPKGVVPLAAIQMARPSKDNKFEIVTSQRIFVFKADSEVLRRRWVSTLQDHVRDQLVFGRRWLGPGPHCQKHGFLELKGTKSKVYVALNTEQIWLHKSQQCFRTGIGITVIEARGATIRDGKNKSFDLITPYRTFSFTADSDREKRDWMEALQEAIAETLSDYEVAEKIWSNRSNRTCADCQAVNPDWASINLCVVICKNCAGQHRGLGTMVSKVQSLKLDTSVWSNQIVQLFIMLGNDRANEFWAAHLSQSDELDCDASPSQRRDFIGQKYREGRFRLDHPAFSSQEQLLKVLCSAVSEHTLLKTVTHIFSEARSIYLTATAHGQQPTRDLLDHYPASDPGVYDEIMKTILHSGYLFKSNCASRGTLSRRSREDFQKFWCSVDQSLFLYQTSRSAEPCVEFNLKDVVCLGVGRPDSSNSNNNNGFVDRFRYTFELYLTSDKVHQFGVETAEVLHTWTSAIGKAATPLSCHCLLTREFERIGRLQYRAMLDPQQWKEAYFVLQKSNLFICPQNDGAAEDIINLKRLQELSSVSMRTKSSRDHVQIPILSFEGVASEGQSHEKKEILVLVEKGRTFHLRGVGRTDFSLWYSDIQRAGGGKGNALREQQLSRNDIPIIVDSCIAFITQYGLSHEGIYRKNGAKSRIKLLMEQFRKDARNVKLRIGDHFIEDVTDVLKRFFREIDDPVFMADLHPLWQEAAKTQLKVSRLDRYKEIIRTLPRVNRMTLAALVSHLYRVQKCADLNQMCTKNLSLLFAPSLFQTDGKGEHEVKIMEDLIDNYLYVFDIDEEHQNQMELEISLITSWKDTQLSQAGDLIIEVYLETKMPDSCITLKVSPSMCAEELTNQVLYMRNVPPGDKDVWMTFEVIEDGELERPLHPKEKVLEQALQWCKMDNPSSAYFVVKRVPKRDGIDILTSYKSDLMKVGVLRCREETPKLLQGNKFQERSFQIKNNKLLLLKDKKSFKAEKEWPLKTMKVYMGVRRKLKAPTRWGFTVMSHKNQLFLCCQSEADLWDWVGSFLKAQNDEPGPPVLRRHSSSDIAKQKFGTMPLVPIRGDDSNHGMLSANQTLRKLHDRRTLSMYFPMKVQQDSAEERSDSPEPLYEEVGDFGLQVLKSLENSFLSSGDDHKQETRDTPEVRPLPAPHGVADAQPASCPQAGCTPSQELLLQEMTSAFARKADQNEGEEQGEEEQEELRVI, via the exons ATGG GTGCGCGCTGTCGCCAGACGGCGACGAGGACCAGACCATCTCGCCGTACGCCAGCTACACCTCCCTCAGCGACAGGCCCGCCACGCCCATCATCAGTGGATGGCTGGACAAACTGTCGCCGCAGGGGTGCGTTTGGTTTATGTCGCTGGGAACG GAACTACGTTTTCCAGAAGCGCTTCGTCAAGTTTGACGGCAAAAATCTCATGTATTTTGGAAACGAGAAG GATGCGTACCCCAAAGGAGTTGTCCCGTTGGCTGCCATCCAGATGGCCCGCCCCTCCAAAGACAACAAATTTGAAATTGTGACAAGTCAgcggatttttgtttttaaggccGATAGCGAAG TGCTGAGGCGCCGTTGGGTGTCCACGCTGCAGGACCACGTCCGAGACCAGCTGGTATTCGGGCGGCGCTGGTTGGGTCCCGGTCCCCACTGCCAGAAACACGGCTTCCTGGAGCTGAAAGGAACCAAGTCGAAAGTTTACGTCGCCCTCAACACAGAGCAGATTTGGCTCCACAAAAGCCAGCAG TGTTTTCGCACCGGGATCGGCATCACGGTGATCGAGGCCCGCGGCGCCACCATCCGAGATGGGAAAAACAAGAGTTTCGACCTCATCACTCCCTACAGAACTTTCAG CTTCACGGCCGACTCGGACCGGGAGAAGCGGGACTGGATGGAGGCGCTGCAGGAGGCCATCGCCGAGACCCTGTCGGATTACGAGGTGGCGGAGAAGATCTGGTCCAACCGCTCCAACCGCACGTGTGCCGATTGCCAGGCCGTCAACCCCGACTGGGCTTCCATCAACTTGTGCGTGGTCATCTGCAAGAATTGTGCCG GTCAGCACAGAGGTTTGGGCACCATGGTTTCCAAAGTCCAGAGTCTGAAACTGGACACCAGCGTGTGGAGCAACCAAATTGTGCAA CTCTTCATCATGCTGGGTAACGATCGCGCCAACGAGTTCTGGGCCGCCCACTTGTCCCAGTCCGACGAGCTGGACTGCGACGCGTCGCCGAGTCAGCGGCGAGATTTCATCGGTCAGAAGTACCGGGAAGGACGCTTCCGACTGGACCATCCCGCTTTCAGCAGCCAGGAACAGCTGCTCAAG GTTTTGTGTTCGGCGGTCTCTGAGCACACACTCCTCAAAACTGTCACTCATATCTTCTCTGAGGCCAGATCCATTTACCTGACAGCCACAGCACACGGACAGCAACCAACGAGAGACCTACTTGATCACTACCCCGCATCGG ATCCAGGCGTCTACGACGAGATCATGAAGACCATCCTTCATTCGGGCTACCTTTTCAAATCCAACTGCGCCAGCAGAGGGACGCTGTCTCGCCGTTCTCGAGAAG ACTTTCAGAAGTTCTGGTGCTCGGTGGATCAGTCACTGTTCCTGTACCAGACGTCGCGATCGGCAGAGCCGTGCGTGGAGTTCAACCTGAAGGACGTCGTGTGTTTGGGAGTGGGCCGACCCGACTCgtccaacagcaacaacaacaacggctTTGTGGACAG GTTCCGGTACACCTTTGAGTTGTATTTGACCTCGGACaaagtccatcagtttggtgtgGAGACGGCCGAGGTTCTGCACACCTGGACCAGCGCCATCGGGAAG GCCGCGACGCCGCTCAGCTGTCACTGCCTGCTGACTCGGGAGTTTGAACGCATCGGACGCTTGCAGTACCGAGCCATGTTGGACCCTCAGCAATGGAAGGAGGCGTACTTTGTCCTGCAGAAGTCCAACCTCTTCATCTGTCCGCAAAACGACGGCGCCGCAGAAGACATCATCAACCTCAAGCGTCTCCAGGAGCTGAGTTCGGTGTCTATGAGAACAAAGTCTTCTAGAGACCACGTCCAGATTCCGATTCTTTCTTTTGAAGGTGTCGCTTCGGAAGGCCAGAGCCACGAGAAGAAAGAAATTCTGGTTTTGGTGGAGAAGGGCAG GACGTTCCACTTGCGGGGCGTGGGCCGCACCGACTTCAGCTTGTGGTATTCGGACATCCAGCGGGCCGGCGGCGGGAAAGGAAACGCTCTGCGAGAGCAGCAGCTGAGCAGGAACGACATCCCCATAATTGTGGACAGCTGCATCGCCTTCATCACGCAGTACG GTCTGAGCCACGAAGGGATCTACCGCAAGAACGGAGCCAAGTCCAGGATCAAACTGCTCATGGAGCAGTTCCGGAAAGATGCTCGCAACGTGAAACTGCGCATCGGAGACCACTTTATCGAGGACGTGACCGACGTCCTCAAGCGCTTCTTCCGGGAGATCGACGACCCCGTCTTCATGGCCGACCTCCACCCGCTGTGGCAGGAAGCCGCCA AGACCCAGTTGAAGGTTTCCAGGTTAGACCGCTACAAGGAGATCATCCGGACCCTTCCGCGGGTCAACCGGATGACGCTGGCTGCCCTCGTGAGCCACCTCTATAG GGTCCAGAAATGTGCCGACCTGAACCAGATGTGCACCAAGAACCTCTCGCTGCTCTTTGCTCCCAGCCTCTTCCAAACGGACGGCAAAGGAGAGCATGAAGTGAAGATCATGGAAGATCTCATTGACAACTACTTGTATGTTTTTGAC ATTGATGAAGAGCACCAGAATCAGATGGAGTTGGAGATCAGTCTCATCACTTCCTGGAAGGACACTCAA TTGTCGCAGGCGGGAGATCTGATCATCGAGGTCTACCTGGAGACGAAGATGCCCGACAGCTGCATCACCCTTAAA GTGTCGCCCAGCATGTGTGCAGAGGAGCTGACCAATCAGGTTCTCTATATGAGGAACGTCCCACCTGGTGACAAAGATGTCTGGATGACATTTGAGGTTATCGAGGATGGAGAGCTGG AGCGTCCGTTGCATCCCAAAGAAAAAGTTCTGGAGCAGGCGCTGCAGTGGTGCAAGATGGACAACCCCAGCTCCGCCTATTTTGTGGTGAAGAGGGTCCCGAAACGGGATGGCATCGACATCCTCACCT CCTACAAGAGCGACCTGATGAAGGTCGGCGTGCTGAGGTGTCGCGAGGAGACCCCCAAACTGCTTCAGGGAAACAAATTCCAGGAGAGAAGCTTCCAGATCAAGAACAACAAACTGCTGTTGCTCAAAGACAAGAAG AGCTTCAAAGCGGAGAAGGAGTGGCCGCTGAAGACCATGAAGGTCTACATGGGGGTCCGCAGGAAACTCAAAGCGCCAACAAG ATGGGGCTTCACCGTGATGTCACACAAAAATCAACT GTTCCTTTGTTGCCAGAGTGAGGCCGACTTGTGGGACTGGGTGGGCAGCTTCCTCAAAGCTCAG AACGACGAGCCGGGCCCTCCCGTCTTGCGCCGCCACTCTTCGTCCGACATCGCCAAGCAGAAGTTCGGCACGATGCCGCTGGTGCCCATTCGAGGGGATGACAGCAACCATGGCATGCTCTCGGCCAATCAGACACTA AGGAAACTTCACGACCGCAGGACGCTCTCCATGTACTTT CCCATGAAGGTCCAGCAGGACAGCGCCGAGGAGCGTTCTGATTCGCCGGAGCCGCTCTACGAGGAGGTGGGCGACTTTGGGCTGCAGGTGCTCAAATCCCTGGAAAACAGCTTCCTGTCCAGCGGCGACGACCACAAGCAGGAGACCCGGGACACGCCGGAGGTCCGGCCGCTTCCAGCCCCTCATGGAGTCGCTGATGCGCAACCGGCGTCTTGCCCGCAGGCCGGCTGCACGCCGTCTCAAGAGCTCCTGCTGCAGGAAATGACGTCAGCGTTCGCGAGGAAGGCCGaccaaaatgaaggggaggagcaaggagaggaggagcaggaggagctCAGAGTCATTTGA